A stretch of DNA from Sulfurospirillum tamanense:
ATCAACGCCAAGGACAATGACGACGTAGTTGTCACTTCTTGCGCCACCGAAAGCATTAACTGGGTTATCAAGGGCATTTATTATGACTCTATACTCAACGGCCCAAAAGATACCATTATCACTAGCGAAGTAGAGCATCCTGCGGTAATTTCAGCCTGTAAATTCTTAGAAAGTTTAGGGGCTCGTGTTATTTATCTGCCCGTCAACGATCAAGGTATTGTCGAAACCAACACACTAAGAGAGCACATCACCGACACAACAGCTCTGGTTTCTATCATGTGGGCCAACAATGAAACAGGAATGCTATTTCCTATGAAAGAGATGGCGGCCATCGCTCATGAATACGGAGCCTTTTTTCATACTGACGGCGTACAAGCCATTGGCAAGGTGCCTGTAGACGTTCAAGACGCCAATGTGGATTTTTTGAGCTTCTCTGCTCATAAATTTCACGGCCCAAAAGGTGTAGGTGGCCTTTACCTCAAAAACGGCCAACCCCTCACAAGCTTGATGCACGGAGGCGAACACATGGGTGGACGCCGAAGTGGCACCCTTAATGTGCCTGGCATTGTCGGCATGGGCAAAGCCATGGAGCTTGCCAACGCCCACTTGGATATGGAAAACAGTACCGTGCGTCAGTTGCGCGATAAGCTTGAGGATGCTATTTTAAAAATTCCTGATGTTTTTGTCGTGGGCAAAAGAGACGAGCGCACCCCCAATACCATCCTTGTCAGTGTCAAAGGCATTGAAGGTGAAGCCATGTTGTGGGATTTAAATCAAAAAGGCATCGCTGCAAGCACGGGAAGTGCATGTGCAAGTGAAGACTTGGAATCTAACCCTGTCATGGAGGCCATTGGAGCAGAAGCAGATTTGGCTCACACGGCATTGCGCCTCTCCCTATCACGGTTTACTACCCAAGAAGAAATCGACTACACCATCGATGCATTAAACACAGCAGTAGTGCGACTTAGAGCAATTTCTAGCACCTATTCTTACGCGCCTTCATGGCATAAAAGCGGATTATAAAAAGGATTTATCATGGCAAAAAATAGTTTAATCGGCGGCTCTATCTGGGAAGAATACAGTCAAAAAGTACAAGATTTAATGAACAACCCTAAAAACATGGGCCAAATCACCGAAGAAGAAGCTAAAGCTATGGGCGGTAAACTCATCGTGGCAGACTTTGGTGCAGAATCCTGCGGGGATGCTGTGCGCCTTTACTGGGTTGTCAACGAAGAGACCAATGTTATCATGGATGCAAAGTTTAAAAGCTTTGGGTGTGGCACCGCCATAGCCAGTTCCGACACCATGGCAGAACTGTGCAAGGGAAAAACTGTCGATGAGGCAGTTAAAATCACCAACATTGATGTGGAAAAAGCGATGCGCGATCACCCCGACACCCCTGCTGTTCCCCCTCAAAAGATGCACTGTTCGGTCATGGCGTACGACGTCATCAAAGCAGCTGCTGCTTCCTACAAGGGTGTCAATCCTGAAGATTTTGAAGATGAAATCATCGTGTGCGAATGCGCGCGCGTAAGCTTAGGTACCATCAAAGATGTTATCAAAATCAACGATTTAAAGAGCGTTGAAGAGATTACTAACTACACCAAAGCGGGCGCTTTTTGTAAATCTTGCATCAAGCCCGGCGGACATGAAGACAGAGAATACTACCTTGTGGACATCCTCAAAGATGTGCGTGCCGAAATGGAACAAGAAAAACTCAAAGCCCAAGCGGATGCAAAAATTACAGGCTCTGGTGACATGGTCCCTTTTGAAGACCTAACTGTTGTTGGACAACTCAAAGCCGTAGAGACAATTATTGATGCAGATATTCGACCCATGCTTATCATGGACGGGGGAAATTTAGAGATTATTGACATCAAGCCTTCCGAGGGCAATATCGATATCTATATTCGCTATTTGGGCGCTTGTAGCGGATGTGCTAGCAGCTCTACAGGAACACTGTATGCTATCGAATCGGTGCTACAAGAAAAGCTTTCCCGCGCTATTCGTGTTTTGCCCATTTAAGGATGCACCATTAAGCCTTTAGTGCGTTTTTTCTTTACATGTAGTGCTATTTTTATTCTCTTGTTGGTATTGTATATGGGGCATCGGTACCAACAAGAACTTCTTCATAATGACGCCAAGCGCTATTTAAACCATCAAATTTTTCTCTTCACCAAAACCCTAGAGGAAGAAAAAAGCTTAGCCCTCTCCATGGCCGTGCTGCTCTCTCAAAACCCCCTTGTGGCTCAGTGTATTCACACCAAAGACAAAGAAGGCTGCCTTACGATTGCAAACGATACTCTTCACTCCTTGTCTCCCCTTACCCATTACGCCATTCGCATTCACATGCACACAGCAGATTTTAAAAGCCTCTTGCGCGCGTGGAATTTAGAACGCAGCGGCGATAGCTTGGAGTCTTTTCGCCACTCTTTAGTGCAAGTAAAAAACACCAAAACACCCCTTTCGGGAGTAGAAGCAGGAAGAGAGGG
This window harbors:
- a CDS encoding iron-sulfur cluster assembly scaffold protein, which encodes MAKNSLIGGSIWEEYSQKVQDLMNNPKNMGQITEEEAKAMGGKLIVADFGAESCGDAVRLYWVVNEETNVIMDAKFKSFGCGTAIASSDTMAELCKGKTVDEAVKITNIDVEKAMRDHPDTPAVPPQKMHCSVMAYDVIKAAAASYKGVNPEDFEDEIIVCECARVSLGTIKDVIKINDLKSVEEITNYTKAGAFCKSCIKPGGHEDREYYLVDILKDVRAEMEQEKLKAQADAKITGSGDMVPFEDLTVVGQLKAVETIIDADIRPMLIMDGGNLEIIDIKPSEGNIDIYIRYLGACSGCASSSTGTLYAIESVLQEKLSRAIRVLPI
- a CDS encoding cache domain-containing protein, coding for MRFFFTCSAIFILLLVLYMGHRYQQELLHNDAKRYLNHQIFLFTKTLEEEKSLALSMAVLLSQNPLVAQCIHTKDKEGCLTIANDTLHSLSPLTHYAIRIHMHTADFKSLLRAWNLERSGDSLESFRHSLVQVKNTKTPLSGVEAGREGLFLRGVSPVFDQNTYIGSLEVIFDYKHITNLLSHQGVALYVLLDKKLSTISDTFKPHQIDLLESHIIVNKEADFDKAYLLSSLDFTHKTTLHKENHFFASLPIRDISGEEIGYYVLVVDTQKKAQWGKVVQRF
- a CDS encoding NifS family cysteine desulfurase is translated as MRVYLDNNATTMVDPLVFDAMKPYFCDIYGNPNSLHAFGSDSHPALRKAMDQLYAGINAKDNDDVVVTSCATESINWVIKGIYYDSILNGPKDTIITSEVEHPAVISACKFLESLGARVIYLPVNDQGIVETNTLREHITDTTALVSIMWANNETGMLFPMKEMAAIAHEYGAFFHTDGVQAIGKVPVDVQDANVDFLSFSAHKFHGPKGVGGLYLKNGQPLTSLMHGGEHMGGRRSGTLNVPGIVGMGKAMELANAHLDMENSTVRQLRDKLEDAILKIPDVFVVGKRDERTPNTILVSVKGIEGEAMLWDLNQKGIAASTGSACASEDLESNPVMEAIGAEADLAHTALRLSLSRFTTQEEIDYTIDALNTAVVRLRAISSTYSYAPSWHKSGL